In Halobaculum rubrum, the following are encoded in one genomic region:
- a CDS encoding hydrogenase iron-sulfur subunit, protein MNVGAFVCSCGGTCDVDLESVRDGVRDVDVVASSEQLCRDALPAVDGLIDEYDLDQLIVGACDDGCKAKFDDLVERNGLHPDAAAYVDHRERAGWVHERDDATDKTARLINARRTGIEYEAATRTVSREAGEEVLVVGDAETAAALADTADVTLLADGAEYADSDADLSEVSVERGRLVAVEGGFGEFEVRVEARVTDDCISCMKCVKEGPDGMVTRRPVDIHPDAPEGEWTDCCPTDAIDLSGVTRTVGADQVVDPAGTSTARAGRIGYYTGPVDAGTIAAVESLLGGVEKPKYLDLEMDVCAAGESGQQGCTACVDACPHDAVDRPAVDEVEFDLTACENCGACTSSCPTGATSLREPSNERIAREVEALLSRETDEGGIWPFTGGDGGIETPVIAFTCDERAAAALDEYGRRAAAGEDITYPPVLPVAVNCTDTVGEGHVMHALAAGAAGVAIVGCGGDCLHSGPDPKADLVDRLNRATSDLGLGERVGFFAPDPREPAAFAEEIGRFTELTLDPTPVPEGEHRATGVVREDKPNPAFNSHDWTLESVRRLLEFAEPEREVIRGLKDFGVMSVNDACNLTPTCSTLCPTDAIRRTNDGTLQFNHEDCVNCELCEEGCPETAITMEQGLDLSRLPENRTAGEGAVADDDPRWETVHDGEMLECVSCGDPFTSAASAEHIQSEVGGLVEGIAPDADHSVFEYCGDCRAQLLFDNG, encoded by the coding sequence ATGAACGTCGGGGCATTCGTCTGTTCGTGCGGGGGAACGTGCGACGTGGATCTGGAGTCGGTCCGCGACGGAGTCCGCGACGTCGACGTGGTCGCGTCCTCCGAGCAGCTGTGCCGGGACGCGCTCCCCGCCGTCGACGGACTGATCGACGAGTACGACCTCGACCAGCTGATCGTGGGCGCCTGCGACGACGGCTGCAAGGCGAAGTTCGACGACCTCGTCGAGCGCAACGGGCTCCACCCGGACGCGGCCGCCTACGTCGACCACCGCGAGCGGGCCGGCTGGGTCCACGAGCGCGACGACGCCACGGACAAGACCGCGCGACTGATCAACGCACGACGCACCGGCATCGAGTACGAGGCCGCCACGCGCACCGTCTCCCGGGAGGCCGGCGAGGAGGTCCTCGTCGTCGGCGACGCCGAGACCGCGGCCGCGCTCGCCGACACCGCCGACGTGACGCTGCTCGCGGACGGCGCGGAGTACGCCGATTCCGACGCGGATCTCTCGGAGGTGAGCGTCGAGCGCGGCCGGCTCGTCGCCGTCGAGGGAGGATTCGGCGAGTTCGAGGTGCGGGTGGAGGCCCGCGTCACCGACGACTGTATCTCCTGTATGAAGTGCGTGAAGGAGGGTCCCGACGGCATGGTGACGCGACGCCCCGTCGACATCCACCCGGACGCCCCGGAGGGCGAGTGGACCGACTGCTGTCCCACTGACGCGATCGATCTCTCGGGCGTCACGCGAACCGTCGGCGCCGATCAGGTCGTCGACCCGGCGGGCACGTCGACCGCGCGGGCCGGTCGGATCGGCTACTACACCGGCCCGGTCGATGCCGGAACGATCGCCGCCGTGGAGTCGCTGTTGGGCGGGGTCGAGAAGCCGAAGTACCTCGATCTGGAGATGGACGTCTGTGCCGCGGGCGAGTCCGGCCAGCAGGGCTGTACCGCCTGCGTCGACGCCTGCCCGCACGACGCCGTCGATCGCCCCGCCGTCGACGAGGTGGAGTTCGACCTGACCGCCTGCGAGAACTGCGGCGCGTGCACCTCGTCGTGCCCGACGGGCGCGACGTCGCTGCGGGAGCCGTCGAACGAGCGGATCGCCCGCGAGGTCGAGGCGCTGCTCAGCCGCGAGACCGACGAGGGCGGCATCTGGCCGTTCACCGGCGGCGACGGCGGCATCGAGACGCCCGTGATCGCGTTCACCTGCGACGAGCGCGCCGCCGCGGCGCTCGACGAGTACGGCCGCCGCGCGGCCGCCGGCGAGGACATCACCTATCCGCCGGTGCTTCCGGTGGCGGTGAACTGCACCGACACCGTCGGCGAGGGGCACGTCATGCATGCGCTCGCGGCCGGCGCCGCCGGCGTCGCCATCGTCGGCTGCGGAGGCGACTGCCTCCACTCGGGCCCGGACCCGAAGGCCGACCTCGTCGACCGCCTCAACCGCGCGACGAGCGATCTCGGGCTGGGCGAGCGCGTCGGGTTCTTCGCGCCCGACCCACGCGAACCCGCCGCGTTCGCCGAGGAGATCGGCCGGTTCACCGAACTGACGCTGGACCCGACGCCCGTCCCCGAGGGCGAGCACCGCGCGACGGGCGTCGTCCGCGAGGACAAGCCCAACCCCGCGTTCAACAGCCACGACTGGACGCTCGAGTCGGTGCGGCGACTCCTCGAGTTCGCCGAGCCCGAGCGCGAGGTGATCCGCGGACTGAAGGACTTCGGCGTGATGTCCGTGAACGACGCCTGCAACCTCACGCCGACGTGTTCGACGCTGTGCCCGACCGACGCCATCCGTCGGACGAACGACGGGACCCTCCAGTTCAACCACGAGGACTGCGTCAACTGCGAGCTCTGCGAGGAGGGCTGTCCCGAGACCGCGATCACGATGGAGCAAGGGCTGGACCTCTCGCGGCTGCCCGAGAACCGGACCGCCGGCGAGGGCGCCGTCGCCGACGACGACCCGCGCTGGGAGACCGTCCACGACGGCGAGATGCTCGAATGCGTCAGCTGCGGCGACCCGTTCACCTCGGCGGCCTCCGCCGAGCACATCCAGTCGGAGGTCGGGGGGCTCGTCGAGGGGATCGCGCCCGACGCCGACCACAGCGTCTTCGAGTACTGCGGCGACTGCCGCGCGCAGTTACTGTTCGACAACGGTTAA
- a CDS encoding molybdopterin-dependent oxidoreductase: MSTEPVSLDLDRRSFMKASALAGAVALGGGGAGQALAQSDEGEEDGTDTDHNELTKTICNYCSVGCGFHGEKKGDAFVGMEPWEDHPINNGSLCSKGAGIYETEHSEKRLKSPMRKVDGGWEKLSWDEAYSTVADELTRIKDEYGADSTMWLGSAHHSNEESYAFRKLASLWGTNNVDHQARICHSTTVAGLANTWGYGAMTNSINDYRNFDMNLIIGQNPAEAHPIAMQHILEGQKRGGDIVVVEPRFTKTAAHADYFYRLRPGTDVALMMGVIKQLRDRDELDDEMLEGRVQAWPDVENDLDDYDLETVSDITWLSTDEIEELTDLVVENKPKMQIEWAMGGTQHNNGTQNIRSYAMLSLGAGAAAQSGGGLQVMRGHANVQGATDLAVASHILPGYYSVGSPGSWQYWCDVWSRTPQTSGTIEFEDLYEEYGTMPADKYVRQSTNTENADDIDESFPAEHSMMFQKGLTVARWFDAALPKEERLNETPIYQPNQLKAAIVWGHSLNSISEMEKQRKAIENLDLLVVVDVFPSVASVLADVDQSDTEVVLLAASSQYEHYRSLTNSHRATQWSEPVRSPGHNSRPDLRIMQELAGHLGMGEHFDWGSGVDLYNGKSTYESVIREFNLGMRTIGYCQDPERLQQHLEYDYAFSTEDAKAHAPGTPVDGEYWMLPWPCWGEGHPGTPILWNDDMDPNDGGQDFRARWGTQAPTPGEWDEMATDEPYPMQETVDQMGEEAGLNLLRDSYEPDWHDSEVEGVPQYPGFATTMPDDPSNADALTIPYEYALDPDSSVADAAEAMNETYDWADYDTDFYGQFDNPQPDAPTGRGRARGVVWSFLDTTPVHREPIESPRPDLVEQWPSNGQQRNFYRLDQNNSTVQEDSMQRLTDAGAFEEQSGDAEWTILTSGRQVEHQGGGSETRSNKHTADLQPHMYVEINPDMAERLGVDGGDLVVASTTDRGSILVKARVTHRPNDSETFFPFHWGGMFKGESLEDRYPEGTVPYAIGEPVNAITSRGYDVETQMQETKASMVRLQPATPSVVEELSMRPVEEDGLSENVVDIESYEFPQDRDGFGRQKDFDVRDSSTVQ, encoded by the coding sequence ATGAGCACGGAACCGGTCTCACTGGACCTAGACAGACGGTCGTTCATGAAGGCGAGCGCGTTGGCCGGCGCGGTCGCCCTCGGTGGCGGCGGCGCCGGACAGGCGCTGGCGCAAAGCGACGAGGGAGAAGAGGACGGAACGGACACAGATCACAACGAGCTGACGAAGACGATCTGTAACTACTGCTCGGTCGGCTGCGGCTTCCACGGCGAGAAGAAGGGCGACGCGTTCGTCGGAATGGAGCCCTGGGAGGACCACCCGATCAACAACGGGTCGCTCTGCTCGAAGGGCGCCGGCATCTACGAGACGGAGCACTCCGAGAAGCGGCTGAAGTCGCCGATGCGGAAGGTCGACGGCGGCTGGGAGAAGCTCTCGTGGGACGAGGCGTACTCCACGGTCGCCGACGAGCTGACCCGGATCAAAGACGAGTACGGGGCCGACAGCACGATGTGGCTCGGGAGCGCGCACCACTCCAACGAGGAGTCGTACGCGTTCCGGAAGCTCGCGTCGCTGTGGGGCACGAACAACGTCGACCACCAGGCGCGCATCTGCCACTCGACGACGGTCGCCGGCCTCGCGAACACGTGGGGCTACGGGGCGATGACGAACTCGATCAACGATTATCGGAACTTCGATATGAACCTGATAATCGGGCAGAACCCCGCCGAGGCCCACCCGATCGCGATGCAGCACATCCTCGAAGGGCAAAAGCGCGGCGGGGACATCGTCGTCGTCGAGCCGCGGTTCACGAAGACCGCGGCCCACGCCGACTACTTCTACCGCCTGCGTCCCGGCACGGACGTGGCCCTCATGATGGGGGTCATCAAGCAGCTCCGCGACCGCGACGAGCTGGACGACGAGATGCTCGAGGGGCGCGTGCAGGCGTGGCCGGACGTCGAGAACGACCTCGACGACTACGACCTCGAGACGGTGTCGGACATCACGTGGCTGTCGACCGACGAGATCGAGGAGCTGACGGATCTCGTCGTCGAGAACAAGCCGAAGATGCAGATCGAGTGGGCGATGGGTGGAACCCAGCACAACAACGGGACCCAGAACATCCGCTCGTACGCGATGCTCTCGCTGGGCGCCGGCGCGGCGGCCCAGTCCGGCGGCGGCCTGCAGGTCATGCGCGGGCACGCGAACGTCCAAGGGGCGACCGACCTCGCGGTCGCGAGCCACATCCTGCCGGGCTACTACTCCGTCGGCTCGCCCGGCTCGTGGCAGTACTGGTGTGACGTCTGGTCGCGCACGCCACAGACCTCGGGCACCATCGAGTTCGAGGACCTGTACGAGGAGTACGGGACGATGCCGGCCGACAAGTACGTCCGGCAGTCCACGAACACCGAGAACGCCGACGACATCGACGAGTCGTTCCCGGCGGAGCACTCGATGATGTTCCAGAAGGGCCTGACGGTGGCCCGCTGGTTCGACGCCGCGCTCCCGAAGGAGGAGCGGCTCAACGAGACGCCGATCTACCAGCCGAACCAGCTGAAGGCGGCGATCGTGTGGGGCCACTCGCTGAACTCCATCTCGGAGATGGAGAAACAGCGGAAGGCGATCGAGAACCTCGACCTGCTGGTCGTGGTGGACGTGTTCCCGTCGGTGGCGTCGGTGCTGGCCGACGTGGACCAGTCGGACACGGAGGTCGTCCTGCTCGCGGCCTCCAGCCAGTACGAGCACTACCGCTCGCTGACGAACTCCCACCGCGCGACCCAGTGGTCCGAGCCGGTTCGCTCGCCGGGTCACAACTCGCGCCCCGACCTGCGGATCATGCAGGAACTCGCCGGTCACCTCGGCATGGGCGAGCACTTCGACTGGGGCTCGGGTGTGGACCTGTACAACGGGAAGTCGACGTACGAGTCCGTCATCCGGGAGTTCAACCTCGGCATGCGGACCATCGGGTACTGCCAGGACCCCGAGCGCCTCCAGCAGCACCTGGAGTACGACTACGCCTTCTCCACTGAGGACGCGAAGGCGCACGCGCCCGGCACGCCCGTCGACGGCGAGTACTGGATGCTCCCGTGGCCGTGCTGGGGCGAGGGGCACCCGGGGACGCCGATCCTCTGGAACGACGACATGGACCCCAACGACGGGGGTCAGGACTTCCGCGCCCGCTGGGGCACGCAGGCGCCCACGCCCGGCGAGTGGGACGAGATGGCGACCGACGAGCCGTACCCGATGCAGGAGACGGTCGACCAGATGGGCGAGGAGGCGGGGCTGAACCTGCTGCGTGACTCCTACGAGCCCGACTGGCACGACAGCGAGGTCGAGGGCGTCCCGCAGTACCCCGGCTTCGCGACGACGATGCCGGACGACCCCTCGAACGCGGACGCGCTGACGATCCCGTACGAGTACGCGCTCGACCCGGACAGTTCGGTAGCGGACGCGGCCGAGGCGATGAACGAGACGTACGACTGGGCCGACTACGACACGGACTTCTACGGCCAGTTCGACAACCCGCAGCCGGACGCGCCGACCGGGCGCGGCCGCGCCCGCGGCGTCGTCTGGAGCTTCCTCGACACGACGCCGGTCCACCGCGAGCCGATCGAGAGCCCGCGGCCGGACCTGGTGGAGCAGTGGCCGTCGAACGGGCAACAGCGGAACTTCTACCGGCTCGATCAGAACAACTCGACGGTCCAGGAGGACTCCATGCAGCGGCTCACCGACGCCGGCGCCTTCGAGGAGCAGTCGGGCGACGCCGAGTGGACGATCCTCACGAGCGGCCGCCAGGTCGAACACCAGGGCGGCGGCTCGGAGACGCGCTCGAACAAACACACCGCCGACCTCCAGCCGCACATGTACGTGGAGATCAACCCGGACATGGCCGAACGGCTGGGTGTCGACGGCGGCGATCTCGTGGTCGCGTCGACGACCGACCGCGGGTCGATCCTCGTGAAGGCGCGCGTCACCCACCGCCCGAACGACAGCGAGACGTTCTTCCCGTTCCACTGGGGCGGGATGTTCAAAGGCGAGTCGCTGGAGGACCGCTACCCCGAGGGGACGGTGCCGTACGCCATCGGGGAGCCGGTGAACGCGATCACCTCCCGCGGCTACGACGTGGAGACGCAGATGCAGGAGACGAAGGCGTCGATGGTCCGGCTCCAGCCGGCGACGCCATCGGTGGTCGAGGAGCTGTCGATGCGGCCCGTCGAGGAGGACGGGCTCTCGGAGAACGTCGTCGACATCGAGTCGTACGAGTTCCCGCAGGACCGCGACGGCTTCGGCCGGCAGAAGGACTTCGACGTCCGCGACAGCAGCACGGTTCAGTGA
- a CDS encoding 4Fe-4S dicluster domain-containing protein, whose protein sequence is MATNETSKQVMSQGVMSTGDGARIFPDVEACIDCGGCVVACKRTWDVPRDEQRISISTMLEGQPAEPMERYNTNSGGALGQEGASPGETAIPMQCYHCEEAPCVSVCPTDSLIKKDDGFVDVRDNLCVGCQYCLSACPFGAPQFPGSDDGTARLFGNGGTMDKCTMCEERQDVGKGPACAEECATDALLVGDAEEISNELDRRGSDSFFNGVAMEIIFGEDADEFEGSNA, encoded by the coding sequence ATGGCAACTAACGAAACCAGCAAGCAGGTGATGAGTCAGGGGGTGATGAGCACCGGCGACGGGGCTCGGATCTTCCCGGACGTCGAAGCCTGCATCGACTGCGGCGGGTGCGTCGTCGCGTGCAAACGCACGTGGGACGTGCCCAGAGACGAACAGCGAATCAGCATCTCGACGATGCTGGAGGGCCAGCCCGCCGAGCCGATGGAGCGGTACAACACCAACAGCGGCGGCGCGCTCGGGCAGGAGGGTGCTTCGCCGGGCGAGACGGCGATCCCGATGCAGTGTTACCACTGCGAGGAGGCGCCGTGCGTCTCGGTGTGCCCGACGGACTCGTTGATCAAGAAGGACGACGGGTTCGTCGACGTGCGCGACAACCTCTGTGTGGGCTGTCAGTACTGCCTGTCCGCGTGCCCGTTCGGGGCGCCGCAGTTCCCCGGCTCCGACGATGGCACCGCGCGGCTGTTCGGCAACGGCGGCACGATGGACAAGTGTACGATGTGCGAGGAGCGCCAGGACGTGGGCAAGGGGCCCGCCTGCGCCGAGGAGTGCGCGACCGACGCGCTGCTCGTGGGCGACGCCGAGGAGATCTCGAACGAGCTCGACCGGCGCGGCTCCGACTCGTTCTTCAACGGCGTCGCCATGGAGATCATCTTCGGCGAGGACGCCGACGAGTTCGAGGGGAGCAACGCATGA